A window of the Xenopus laevis strain J_2021 chromosome 9_10L, Xenopus_laevis_v10.1, whole genome shotgun sequence genome harbors these coding sequences:
- the LOC108701533 gene encoding coiled-coil domain-containing protein 69-A-like, with protein MPFSSLQSLAVTDKNLIEICLEEQIPWEEIKLTEQIENIEEQMTSAQDTVAELKAQLFSINDVLMQGRPLVQENNYDTEILDEENPEEFVKEEIESLKTVIEIKNELLRKQEAQLVEYRDMIEKNLIQEKKRLEQENQELRMLSQRKTAESLYWTIQLNTLLQEVTELSNPPTG; from the exons ATGCCTTTTTCTTCCTTGCAAAGCCTG gCTGTGACAGATAAAAATCTTATTGAGATCTGTCTGGAAGAGCAGATTCCATGGGAGGAAATAAAATTGACTGAACAGATAGAAAACATTGAGGAGCAAATGACGTCAGCCCAGGACACAGTGGCAGAGCTTAAAGCCCAGCTATTCTCTATCAATGACGTGCTAATGCAGGGGCGTCCCCTTGTCCAGGAGAACAACTATGATACAGAGATTCTGGATGAAGAAAACCCAGAAGAATTTGTGAAGGAGGAAATTGAGAGTCTGAAAACTGTTATCGAGATAAAAAATGAATTACTCCGCAAACAGGAAGCCCAGCTGGTGGAATACAGAGACATGATTGAGAAGAACCTGATTCAGGAGAAGAAAAGACTAGAGCAGGAAAACCAAGAACTGAGAATGCTGTCTCAAAGGAAAACAGCCGAAAGCCTCTATTGGACAATCCAACTCAATACATTATTACAAGAGGTGACGGAACTGTCCAACCCACCGACCGGATAA